One genomic segment of Desulfobacterales bacterium includes these proteins:
- a CDS encoding MFS transporter yields the protein MKNKPNKKKLDKNVILMGMTSFFTDVSSEMIYPLLHAFVTMILASQKALLGPILGIIEGIAESTASLLKIFIGYYSDKIQKRKILAISGYSLSSGAKILLFLSALSWYFVLLSRFLDRIGKGIRTAPRDALISESTPKEMQGKAYGFHRAMDFAGAFIGVIICYSLTLRFMDPITKNLKNLNSFYILFAISIIPSFIGIFFLFFVKEQKKVTITCKPKPNLDIRKYDNNLKLFFIAQFIFTLGNSSNQFLLLHSMNLGYSLSTVILMYMIFNFSASILSTFFGSLSDKIGRKKILIIGYLIYSFVYISFGFITKNTNILLWVFWIIYGIYYSMTEGVEKAFVSCSVSSDSKATALGFYHTIVGITLLPASIIAGILFSVHESVPFVFGGSMSLFASIILLLRLKEKPQCSL from the coding sequence ATGAAAAATAAGCCTAACAAAAAGAAGTTAGATAAAAATGTTATCTTAATGGGAATGACATCTTTTTTTACAGATGTTTCTTCTGAAATGATTTATCCCCTTTTGCACGCCTTTGTTACTATGATATTAGCTTCACAAAAAGCACTTTTAGGACCTATATTGGGCATAATAGAAGGGATAGCAGAATCTACCGCAAGTTTGCTGAAAATTTTTATTGGTTATTATTCTGATAAAATTCAAAAGAGAAAAATCCTTGCGATAAGTGGTTATAGTTTATCCTCTGGAGCAAAGATACTTCTTTTTCTTTCAGCATTAAGTTGGTATTTTGTCTTGCTTTCACGTTTTTTAGATAGAATTGGTAAAGGCATCCGAACAGCTCCTCGAGATGCTCTTATTTCTGAATCAACCCCAAAAGAAATGCAGGGGAAAGCTTATGGATTTCATCGAGCTATGGATTTTGCTGGAGCTTTTATTGGAGTAATTATATGCTATTCCTTAACTTTACGATTCATGGATCCTATAACCAAAAATTTAAAAAACTTGAATTCGTTCTATATCTTATTTGCTATTTCCATTATTCCTTCTTTTATTGGAATATTTTTTCTTTTTTTTGTAAAAGAACAAAAAAAAGTCACAATAACTTGCAAGCCAAAGCCTAATCTGGACATAAGAAAATATGACAACAACCTTAAATTATTTTTTATCGCACAATTTATTTTTACTTTAGGAAATTCTTCTAATCAATTTTTGCTTTTACATAGCATGAATCTTGGATATTCACTTTCTACAGTAATTCTTATGTACATGATATTTAATTTTTCAGCATCAATATTATCAACTTTTTTTGGATCTTTATCTGATAAAATTGGCAGAAAAAAAATACTCATTATTGGATATTTGATTTATTCTTTTGTTTATATTTCATTTGGATTTATAACTAAAAATACTAATATTTTATTATGGGTCTTCTGGATAATATACGGTATATATTATTCTATGACAGAAGGGGTTGAAAAAGCATTTGTATCATGCTCTGTATCTAGTGATTCAAAGGCAACAGCTTTAGGTTTTTATCATACGATTGTAGGGATAACATTACTTCCAGCAAGTATTATCGCAGGGATTTTATTTTCAGTTCACGAAAGTGTTCCTTTTGTTTTTGGTGGATCTATGAGTCTATTCGCATCTATTATTCTTCTATTACGTTTGAAGGAAAAACCTCAATGTAGTCTCTAA
- a CDS encoding type IV pilus twitching motility protein PilT yields MAQIDTYFTEMKEKGASDLHMVIGFPPLLRLRGDLVPLSDYPVLTPESNKEILFEILTKEQQEAMETRLDFDRAYELADIGRFRCNFFYQNRGIGGVFRIIPTKILTLEQLNLPKVLKRISEFRQGLVLVTGPTGSGKSTTLAAMIDYINDTRPAHIITIEDPLEFVHPNKKCIFSQREIGAHAKNFSDALRVASREDPDIILVGEMRDLETISLALTCSELGILVFGTLHTNSASKTIDRIINAFPSDQQAQTRTMLADSLKGVIAQQLLKTRDGKGRCAANEVLIGSPALSNLIRDGKIAQINSIIQTGTSIGMQTMDQHLLQLIKDDLITQEAAYEKAIDKNIFIKKGGN; encoded by the coding sequence ATGGCGCAAATAGATACATATTTTACAGAAATGAAAGAAAAAGGTGCGAGCGATCTTCACATGGTAATAGGGTTTCCTCCTCTGCTTCGTCTTAGGGGAGACCTTGTTCCATTATCAGACTATCCAGTTCTCACACCTGAATCAAACAAGGAAATTTTATTTGAAATTTTAACAAAAGAACAACAAGAAGCTATGGAAACAAGGCTCGATTTTGATAGGGCTTATGAACTTGCAGATATAGGTCGTTTTAGGTGTAATTTTTTTTATCAAAATCGCGGAATAGGTGGAGTTTTTCGTATAATTCCAACTAAAATTTTAACATTAGAACAGCTTAATTTACCTAAAGTATTAAAAAGAATATCGGAATTTAGGCAGGGATTAGTATTGGTTACAGGTCCTACTGGAAGTGGAAAATCCACTACCCTCGCAGCTATGATTGATTATATTAATGATACGCGTCCGGCTCATATAATTACCATTGAAGACCCCCTTGAATTTGTTCATCCAAATAAAAAATGTATTTTTTCCCAACGGGAAATCGGAGCCCATGCTAAAAATTTTTCAGACGCTTTGCGAGTCGCCAGCAGAGAAGATCCAGATATAATACTTGTCGGAGAAATGAGAGACCTTGAAACTATTTCTCTTGCATTGACATGTTCAGAATTAGGAATACTTGTATTCGGAACATTACATACTAACAGCGCATCAAAAACAATTGACCGTATTATTAATGCATTTCCATCTGATCAGCAAGCTCAAACAAGAACGATGCTCGCTGATTCATTAAAGGGAGTAATTGCTCAACAGCTTCTTAAAACAAGAGACGGAAAAGGAAGATGCGCCGCAAACGAAGTTTTAATTGGTTCTCCAGCACTTTCCAATTTAATAAGGGATGGTAAAATTGCTCAAATTAATTCCATCATTCAAACAGGAACAAGCATCGGAATGCAAACAATGGATCAGCATCTTCTTCAGCTCATAAAAGACGATTTGATTACCCAAGAAGCGGCATATGAAAAAGCTATTGATAAAAATATATTTATTAAAAAGGGTGGAAATTAA